In Clupea harengus chromosome 1, Ch_v2.0.2, whole genome shotgun sequence, one DNA window encodes the following:
- the amn gene encoding protein amnionless, with protein MNNFYDLQPSSHVTVMPLHQDKVHFAVSSHSQPVKMTFQAVALIWLGLLSPASALYKQWIPDTNYGNATNWDKGSVPCGADRVFFAAERRVSVYVETVHSVLEMRLPVDGELILASGAAFVLSDGSDPGCGGGVTARFKDSESLRWFNPELWKAAATWDDLQAGRFLFSVHEESVPCLQDDVVFRPASSFRVDVSSSQQAVPVRSVSIQGQKFSSGSSFSQYLTSRSGKLQFHGSSSPVVTPPSCNDATGCECGNAANHERICASITCPELACQRPLLPAGHCCDVCGAIVSLHVSGAFNLESYRQRLLHLILNKPTYRSVRLGLSKVREEQRLLGFVLRTSQPKIQVLLVEENGEQTSRLAEAAAKDIISDARSNSGDLGIEGADVELSSGNAGGAGAGLVVGVVFAVLLVVVFLVGAGVFLHRRGTISLPSLPAMPSISWRKSSEVGDLDSPLDHGFDNPMFDKNTLMPSEPGLYGESVNSISMTQTGVHFVNPAYDETDFNA; from the coding sequence ATGAACAACTTCTATGACCTGCAACCTTCCTCTCATGTGACAGTCATGCCACTGCACCAAGACAAAGTTCACTTTGCCGTTTCCTCTCACTCACAACCAGTTAAGATGACCTTCCAGGCAGTTGCTCTCATCTGGCTCGGTCTCCTCAGCCCTGCATCTGCTCTCTACAAGCAGTGGATCCCAGATACCAACTATGGAAATGCTACAAACTGGGATAAGGGCTCCGTTCCATGTGGGGCTGATAGAGTGTTCTTTGCAGCGGAGagaagagtgtctgtgtatgtggagaCTGTGCACTCGGTGCTTGAGATGAGGCTGCCAGTGGACGGGGAACTGATCCTGGCCTCAGGAGCCGCTTTTGTGTTGTCCGACGGCAGCGACCCAGGCTGCGGAGGGGGAGTGACGGCTAGGTTCAAGGACTCTGAGAGCCTGAGATGGTTCAACCCAGAGCTCTGGAAGGCAGCAGCCACCTGGGATGACCTCCAGGCCGGCCGCTTCCTGTTCTCCGTGCACGAGGAGAGCGTGCCATGCCTGCAGGACGACGTGGTCTTCCGCCCTGCCTCCTCATTCCGGGTGGACGTCTCCTCCAGCCAGCAGGCGGTTCCTGTGAGGAGCGTCTCCATCCAGGGGCAGAAGTTCAGCAGCGGCTCATCCTTCTCCCAGTACCTGACCTCTCGCTCGGGCAAGCTGCAGTTCCACGGCTCCTCCTCGCCGGTTGTCACGCCTCCTAGCTGCAACGACGCAACGGGTTGTGAGTGTGGGAACGCAGCCAATCACGAGCGGATCTGTGCCAGCATCACATGCCCCGAGTTAGCCTGCCAGAGGCCCCTTCTCCCGGCGGGCCACTGCTGCGACGTGTGTGGTGCCATCGTCTCCCTGCATGTCTCCGGGGCTTTTAACCTGGAGTCGTACCGCCAGCGCCTGCTGCACCTCATCCTAAACAAGCCCACCTATCGCTCCGTCAGGCTTGGCCTCTCTAAGGTGCGGGAAGAGCAGAGGCTGTTGGGTTTCGTTCTCCGCACGTCACAGCCAAAGATCCAAGTGCTGCTGGTGGAAGAGAATGGGGAGCAGACCAGCCGGCTGGCGGAGGCAGCAGCCAAAGACATCATCTCAGATGCCCGCTCTAACAGTGGCGATCTGGGCATCGAGGGGGCGGATGTAGAGCTGTCGTCTGGCAATGCAGGTGGTGCGGGGGCAGgtttggtggtgggggtggtgtttgCCGTTCTGCTGGTGGTGGTATTCCTGGTGGGTGCGGGGGTGTTTCTACACCGCCGTGGGACCATTTCTCTTCCCAGTCTGCCAGCCATGCCCTCCATAAGCTGGAGGAAGAGCAGTGAGGTGGGTGACCTGGACAGCCCACTTGACCACGGCTTCGATAACCCCATGTTCGACAAGAACACACTCATGCCCTCTGAGCCAGGGCTGTATGGGGAGAGTGTAAACTCCATCTCAATGACTCAAACAGGAGTTCACTTTGTCAACCCTGCTTATGACGAGACTGACTTTAATGCATAA
- the LOC105899272 gene encoding tripartite motif-containing protein 16-like yields the protein MSQGDQCRGNKESANAGSGKRTNSADQLDCNGGDITVVTSGKTLKHGAQDLHTDNVLCDSCIDSPCRAEKSCLTCLVSYCEAQLRPHLQNQRFKSHHLVEPQLDSEMRCSLEHKLPLELYCRTDGCCLCHACRDQGHQEHHTEPVGEARRLAESSVIDLQITLEKQFTKLHAAVERAREEVWEVLEGELKRAVCQAEGIEAHLQEKICHLKKALVLGGRFSNNTNDVDFMQEYCEWLRGSVDTDLPGVYISLPDRLITFRQTLSDTTQELCEQLLASYRRQLTDPCQRDATSLTFNVDSAHQFLRLTVGNRRMTNTTPWQHCYPEHPERFEHWRQAFACESPFLGRHYFEVDLSGEGAYMGLTCKSIKRKSVEYSSCITGNTFSWSLGRSSHRLSCWHAGEERCLQGEPLNRVGVYVDYQAGVVAFYVVDEVH from the exons ATGAGTCAAGGAGACCAATGCAGGGGGAATAAGGAGAGTGCTAACGCTGGCAGTGGTAAGAGAACTAACAGTGCTGACCAGCTAGACTGTAACGGTGGTGACATAACGGTGGTGACGTCTGGCAAGACCCTGAAGCATGGCGCACAAGATCTGCACACAGACAATGTGCTGTGTGACTCCTGTATTGATAGCCCCTGCAGGGCAGAGAAGTCGTGCCTTACCTGTCTGGTGTCGTACTGTGAGGCCCAGCTACGGCCTCACCTGCAGAACCAGCGATTCAAGAGCCACCACCTGGTGGAACCGCAGCTGGACTCGGAGATGCGCTGCTCTTTGGAACACAAGCTGCCGCTGGAGCTGTACTGCCGCACGGACGGCTGCTGCCTCTGCCACGCCTGCAGGGACCAGGGCCACCAGGAGCACCACACCGAGCCTGTAGGGGAGGCCCGGAGACTGGCTGAG AGCTCAGTGATAGACCTGCAGATTACATTGGAGAAGCAGTTCACCAAACTTCATGCAGCTGTtgagagggccagagaggagGTGTGGGAGGTGCTGGAGGGGGAACTCAAGCGGGCAGTGTGCCAGGCAGAGGGCATCGAGGCTCACCTGCAGGAGAAGATATGCCATCTGAAGAAGGCCCTCGTCCTGGGGGGGAGATTCAGCAACAACACAAATGATGTGGACTTCATGCAG GAGTACTGTGAGTGGCTGAGAGGCTCAGTGGACACTGATTTGCCTGGAGTTTACATCAGCCTTCCAGACCGTCTCATCACCTTCAGGCAGACCTTATCAGACACCACTCAGGAGCTGTGTGAGCAGCTGCTGGCCTCCTACAGACGACAACTCACTGACCCATGCCAAAGAG ATGCGACCAGTCTAACATTCAATGTTGACTCAGCGCACCAGTTCCTAAGGCTGACGGTGGGGAATAGGAGAATGACCAACACCACTCCCTGGCAGCACTGCTACCCTGAGCACCCGGAGCGCTTTGAGCACTGGCGCCAGGCCTTTGCCTGTGAGAGCCCCTTTCTAGGCCGCCATTACTTTGAGGTGGATCTGAGTGGTGAGGGAGCGTACATGGGCCTCACCTGCAAAAGTATCAAGCGGAAGAGCGTGGAGTACAGCAGCTGCATCACAGGCAACACCTTCTCCTGGAGCCTTGGGCGAAGCAGCCACAGACTCTCCTGCTGGCATGCAGGGGAGGAGCGCTGCCTGCAGGGAGAGCCCCTGAACCGAGTGGGGGTGTATGTTGATTATCAGGCTGGTGTTGTAGCCTTTTATG TGGtggacgaagtacactaa
- the zgc:112148 gene encoding Golgi apparatus membrane protein TVP23 homolog B, whose protein sequence is MLRQDSLEGDVPLFHEDENDVSQRKSKIKHPLASFFHLFFRTMAILVYLLCELLSGSFIVCMVTIILLLSCDFWTVKNVTGRLLVGLRWWNQVDEDGKSQWVFEARKETSRKTVSNSESRIFWLGLIVCPILWVIFVFSTVISFRIKWLGVVIMGVALQWANLYGYVRCKVGGGTNLRSMATNYLGLQLFKQAMNKTEGP, encoded by the exons ATGTTAAGACAG GACTCTCTAGAGGGCGATGTGCCCCTTTTTCATGAAGATGAAAACGATGTCAGTCAGAGGAAATCTAAAATCAA GCACCCTCTGGCATCTTTTTTTCACCTTTTCTTCCGCACCATGGCCATTTTGGTTTATCTTCTGTGTGAGCTCTTAAGCGGTAGCTTCATAGTGTGCATGGTaaccatcatcctcctcctgtcATGTGACTTCTGGACTGTCAAG AATGTGACTGGCCGGTTGTTGGTGGGCCTAAGATGGTGGAACCAGGTAGATGAGGATGGCAAGAGCCAGTGGGTGTTTGAAGCTAGAAAG GAAACCAGTAGAAAGACCGTTTCAAATTCTGAATCAAGGATATTCTGGCTGGGTCTGATTGTGTGTCCAATCCTCTGGGTAATTTTTGTGTTCAGCACTGTCATCTCCTTCAGGATCAAGTGGTTG GGAGTCGTAATCATGGGTGTGGCCTTACAGTGGGCCAATTTATATGGCTATGTGCGCTGTAAAGTGGGCGGTGGCACCAATCTGAGGTCTATGGCCACAAATTATCTAGGCCTCCAACTCTTCAAACAG GCAATGAATAAAACAGAGGGACCGTAG